The Saccharomyces mikatae IFO 1815 strain IFO1815 genome assembly, chromosome: 11 genome has a segment encoding these proteins:
- the SMKI11G1410 gene encoding L-methionine (R)-S-oxide reductase (similar to Saccharomyces cerevisiae YKL069W; ancestral locus Anc_2.614) produces MGSSGEFYHADHVNYDSNLSKEEVLGQLLLSYEGLSDGQVNWVCNLSNASSLIWHAYKSLGVSVNWAGFYVTQDNKEDTLLLGPFQGKVACQTIQFGKGVCGTAAFTRETQIVSDVNKYPDHIACDGETKSEIVVPIISNDSKTLGVIDVDCLDYDGFDEVDREFLERLAKLINKSCVFK; encoded by the coding sequence ATGGGCTCGTCAGGTGAGTTTTACCATGCTGATCACGTCAACTATGATTCAAATTTGAGTAAGGAAGAAGTTCTTGGACAGCTTCTGTTGTCATACGAAGGACTATCTGACGGACAGGTCAATTGGGTTTGTAATTTGTCAAACGCTTCGTCATTGATCTGGCATGCATACAAGTCATTAGGTGTTAGCGTAAATTGGGCTGGTTTTTATGTTACTCAAGATAACAAAGAAGATACTCTGTTATTGGGCCCATTTCAAGGTAAGGTTGCTTGCCAAACAATACAATTTGGTAAAGGTGTTTGCGGAACTGCGGCTTTCACAAGGGAAACACAGATTGTTTCAGATGTCAATAAATACCCAGATCACATTGCGTGCGATGGAGAAACTAAAAGTGAAATTGTTGTTCCAATCATATCCAATGATAGTAAGACATTGGGGGTTATAGATGTAGATTGTTTGGATTACGACGGATTCGATGAAGTAGACAGAGAATTCTTAGAAAGGCTCGCTAAGttaataaataaatcaTGTGTCTTTAAATAA
- the STB6 gene encoding Stb6p (similar to Saccharomyces cerevisiae STB6 (YKL072W) and STB2 (YMR053C); ancestral locus Anc_2.616) gives MLEINTSISENRQLEIPHQKKSCLSPLASFIFPDFRALFNIGFSLCTNLNYKEVDINGFEIYIVEQWAAQRKISTLITSYTGNLQDTISAVEVALPEDPAEWPSCLKKYYNELLKFSSPKKTTKGTLFITNLSSFKSTLNLLHVECGNLKKIWKNFKTNYDLKRLHCGGRSAQLLKRTPSASIAKFAQLYKFPNSAFAHEISSDFQQTLVHNDNDSVSDIDNVAVNYCPVVELTTLIQISLSYFALFEYKKERDGLLCNGTKQSLEKWWEIYGKRYLGIDKPKNETILGPTTVASLLSLVLTCYFKLMVEDCMSAKDPFDEEEFYSGLYAFQKKCGLSKNNRQTSLDEQTIDKLFEVSSKTSNKDIFKFKRVVKSTVQDMTGKGNFMHLSNEILTTDLDTLVKNIHGGSLGKLWKGKNTSRKETCMVWERKTFLSFKFERGDPSLQLDNNELFYGKVVSNEPLSTPNNSEGGITQSTKRNSTYNNNNASASSLSVSSMFCNYDETRYTSTSNLNRAYRGEYFRRNSIPFCNDSIHDTKKISADLNKIEGLYRCNSYSEVQNAIEVWNLPFDPSVIKLARELLKVQSLMSVQRQLDEIRDGYLGKNSQRSYQNDLRFRQRLNKLQEMCEKCKRGSHEFHWEYSNMQNKQQILESEKKDMISLSSKLKYNVRILDRRVRDVEASVDHFDLKLEDVRKRLLEQNNSKQISLALESPYDKLEFDTFMDSMVQSEQTRYEGLCFKFLDKRSLRKLKEEFWKWSTWTFDTFLYKNRPSKEKDIL, from the coding sequence ATGTTGGAAATCAATACATCCATATCTGAAAACAGACAACTAGAGATTCCACATCAGAAAAAGAGCTGCTTATCACCTCTAGCTAGCTTCATTTTTCCGGATTTTAGAGCGTTGTTTAACATAGGATTTAGCTTGTGTACTAATTTGAACTATAAGGAGGTGGATATTAACGGATTTGAAATTTACATTGTTGAACAATGGGCAGCTCAGAGAAAGATATCAACTTTAATCACATCATATACGGGCAATTTACAAGATACCATTTCTGCAGTTGAGGTTGCTCTTCCTGAAGATCCTGCGGAATGGCCAAgttgtttgaaaaaatactataatgaattattgaaattttctaGTCCAAAGAAGACCACGAAAGGAACTCTGTTTATTACGAATCTTTCCTCTTTCAAATCCACTCTCAATTTATTGCATGTTGAATGTGGTaatctaaaaaaaatctggaAAAACTTTAAAACAAACTACGACTTGAAAAGACTGCATTGTGGTGGGCGTTCAGCTCAGttgttgaaaagaacaCCTAGTGCTTCAATAGCTAAGTTTGCTCAGTTGTATAAATTTCCAAACTCAGCTTTCGCTCATGAAATATCTTCGGATTTTCAACAAACTCTAGTTCATAATGACAACGATTCTGTAAGTGATATAGATAATGTTGCTGTAAACTATTGTCCTGTTGTAGAGTTGACAACTTTAATACAGATATCACTTAGTTATTTTGCGCTGTTTGAGTATAAGAAGGAAAGAGATGGCCTATTATGCAATGGAACGAAGCAATCACTTGAAAAATGGTGGGAAATATATGGCAAGCGGTATCTTGGTATCGACAAACCAAAAAACGAGACCATACTTGGTCCAACTACAGTAGCATCACTGCTTAGCCTTGTACTAACATGTTACTTCAAATTAATGGTAGAAGATTGCATGTCGGCAAAAGATCCATTCGACGAAGAAGAGTTTTATTCTGGTCTTTATgcatttcaaaaaaaatgcggACTGTCTAAAAACAATAGACAGACTTCCTTGGACGAACAAACAATTGACAAGTTATTTGAAGTGTCTTCCAAGACCTCAAATAAGgacattttcaaatttaaaaGGGTTGTGAAGTCAACAGTGCAAGATATGACTGGGAAAGGTAATTTTATGCACCTCTCTAATGAAATCTTAACAACTGATTTAGACACGCTGGTAAAGAACATACATGGTGGATCCCTTGGTAAGCTttggaaaggaaaaaatacGTCAAGAAAGGAAACCTGTATGGTTTGGGAAAGAAAGACCTTTTTAAGTTTTAAGTTTGAACGTGGTGACCCGTCTTTACAATTAGATAACAATGAGCTATTCTATGGCAAAGTTGTGTCAAATGAGCCGTTATCAACACCTAATAATAGTGAGGGTGGTATTACACaatcaacaaaaagaaatagcacatataataataataatgctTCAGCATCATCTCTATCTGTCTCATCCATGTTCTGTAATTATGATGAAACCCGTTATACAAGCACCAGCAATCTTAATAGAGCTTATAGAGGAGAATATTTTCGGCGTAATTCAATCCCATTTTGTAACGATAGTATACATGAcactaaaaaaatatccGCTGATCTCAACAAGATAGAAGGATTGTATCGTTGCAACTCGTATTCTGAGGTACAGAATGCAATAGAAGTTTGGAATTTGCCGTTTGATCCATCAGTCATTAAATTGGCAAGAGAGTTACTTAAGGTACAAAGTTTGATGTCAGTTCAACGTCAGCTGGATGAAATACGTGATGGATATTTAGGAAAAAATTCGCAGCGATCATACCAGAATGATTTAAGGTTCAGACAACGCTTAAATAAACTGCAAGAAATGTGTGAGAAATGTAAGAGAGGCTCTCACGAATTTCATTGGGAATATAGTAACATGCAGAACAAGCAGcaaattttggaaagtgaaaaaaaagacatgatttcactttcttcaaaattaaaGTACAATGTTCGTATCCTAGATAGGCGTGTAAGAGATGTTGAGGCTAGTGTAGATCATTTTGATCTCAAATTGGAAGATGTTAGAAAGAGGCTTCTGGAACAAAATAATAGCAAACAGATATCTCTTGCCTTAGAGAGTCCCTACGATAAACTTGAGTTTGACACCTTCATGGACTCTATGGTGCAGTCTGAACAGACCAGGTATGAAGGACTCTGCTTCAAATTCCTAGACAAGAGAAGTCTTCGAAAGCTTAAGGAAGAATTCTGGAAATGGAGCACTTGGACATTTGATACTTTCTTATACAAAAATAGACCTAGCAAAGAGAAAGATATTCTATGA